TTCAGCAGCAGGGGTATCAGCAACAAAGGCGTCAATGCGGCCATTGACTAAATCCATAATGCCCAGGTCATTGGTTTCATATAATTCTACTTTAATATCTACATCTGCTCCAACAAGGTTTTCTTCCAGCCAGTCTGCCTGTGTTGTTCCTCTCTGGGCTCCAACACTATTTCCACCTGCTAAGGCAGTTGCTATGTTTAAAGCAGAGTCTTCCACTACCATAACCCCCTGACTGCCAGACCAATAAGTATTGGATGCATCTGCTACTTCTAATCGCTCCGGTGTTAAGGTGGCCCCTGCAGCCATAACATCGATTCTACCGGATTGAATGGCAGGAATCAGGGAATCAAAGCCAATATCATTGATTTCTATCTCATATCCCTGAACCCGGGCAATTATTTTCATTATATCCATATCAAATCCCACAAAATTGTTATTTGCATCAATCCATTCAAAAGGCGGCCAGTCGGCTGAAGTTCCCACTACAATTTTTTCAGGTGCAGCTGAAACGGTAAGAACACTTGAAATTAATAGAACAATAATAATTGAAAGACTTATTTTTACTAATTTATTAAACATTATTTCTTATCCTCCTTAATAATATTTTAAAAATAATTAACTGTATATGATTTAAGTTTATTAAAAATTATCGCCCCCTTATTTATATATTTTTTGTTATGGTTTTAACAATCTATTTAATCAGGGATTAATTAAAGTCCCGGGATACGGAACTTTCTTTCAATCACATCCAAAAATTTAGATAAAATTGAAACCAGTACAAGATATATCAATGCAACTATGATAAAAACTTCAAATGTTCTAAAATTACGGGATGCAATCAATCTGCCTTGAGACATAATTTCCGGAGCCTGTATCATATAAGCCATGGATGAATATTTTAAAAGATAAATAAGTTCATTTGACCAGGATGGAATAACTAAACGAAACATTTGGGGTAAAACAATATGTCTTATTGTTTGAAACTGACTCATCCCAATAGAATAGGCAGCAGTCAATTGTTCTTTTTTTACAGATTGAATAGCACCCCGGAAGTATTCTGCCTGATAGGCGGCACTGTTTAAACCCATTCCGATAATAGCTGCAATAAATGGCGACAACATAACACCTACTGAAGGCAGACCAAAATAAAGGATAAATAGTTGGGTTAATAAAGGTGTTCCCCGAATTATCTCTACAAAAAAGGTACAGATAGCATAGAATAGTTTATTCCCGTAAACTCTCCCCATAGCAACAGGAATGCCTAATAAAATACCGATTATTATAGATATAACGGTTAATTGAATAGTAACCGCTGTACCTTCCATTAATTTTGGCAGTATATCCCAGGCAAGTGAGATAAAACTCATTTTTCTTTACCCCCATAGAGCTCGGTAATCTTATGTAAAAATTCCCGTGTCCTTGGATTTTCAGAATCATTAAACATCTTATCCGGTTTGCCCTCTTCCACAATAAAGCCATTTTCCATAAATATAATGTCATTTGCTACTGCACGGGCAAAACCCATTTCATGTGAAACAACCACCATGGTCATTCCCATTTCAGCAAGTTTGGTCATAACATTTAACACTTCTCCGATCAGCTCAGGGTCAAGTGCAGATGTGGGTTCATCAAAAAGTATCAGTTTTGGATTCATTGCCAGTGCCCGGGCAATTGAAACACGCTGTTGTTGTCCCCCTGATAATTCAGCAGGATACGAACTTACCTTATCAGCCAATCCCACTTCATTAAGTTTTTCCATACTTATCTCAGTTGCTTCATTTTTTGGTATTTTTTTAACTACTGATAACCCGATACGGACATTATCCAAAACGGTCAGATGGGTAAACAGGTTAAAGTGCTGAAAGACCATTCCAATTGAAGAACGGATTAAATTAATATCAGTCTTTGGATTGGTAATCTCGGTATCTTCCAACCAAATGCGTCCTTTGTCAGGCGGGGTTAGCTGGTTAATACATGTTAGCAAAGTACTCTTGCCGGTACCTGAAGGTCCGATAATTACCGTAGTATCACCTCTGTTTACCTGGAAAGAAATACCTTTTAGTACTTCCAGTTTTCCATATCTTTTGTATACATTTTCAGCTTTTAGAATAACATCTGGCATTTTAAATCCTTTCTAAGACAGATTGATGTTTAGTTGTTTTAATTTCATATCCCGGAATCCTGTATTTTTCTTCAAGGAGTTTTAAACATTGATTACCGACAAAGACCAGCACAAAATAGATTAAGGCACAAAAAGTATATATTAATAATGCATTCCCAAAAGTCCTGGCAACAATGTAACGGCCTTGTCTTAATAATTCTGTAACCCCTACTGCGTATGCTAATGAGCTGTCTTTCAGGACAACAGCATATTCATTTGCCCAGGGTGGGATAGATAGCCTTAATGCCTGGGGTAGAATGACATGCCTTATCGATTGC
Above is a genomic segment from Atribacterota bacterium containing:
- a CDS encoding amino acid ABC transporter permease produces the protein MSFISLAWDILPKLMEGTAVTIQLTVISIIIGILLGIPVAMGRVYGNKLFYAICTFFVEIIRGTPLLTQLFILYFGLPSVGVMLSPFIAAIIGMGLNSAAYQAEYFRGAIQSVKKEQLTAAYSIGMSQFQTIRHIVLPQMFRLVIPSWSNELIYLLKYSSMAYMIQAPEIMSQGRLIASRNFRTFEVFIIVALIYLVLVSILSKFLDVIERKFRIPGL
- a CDS encoding transporter substrate-binding domain-containing protein codes for the protein MFNKLVKISLSIIIVLLISSVLTVSAAPEKIVVGTSADWPPFEWIDANNNFVGFDMDIMKIIARVQGYEIEINDIGFDSLIPAIQSGRIDVMAAGATLTPERLEVADASNTYWSGSQGVMVVEDSALNIATALAGGNSVGAQRGTTQADWLEENLVGADVDIKVELYETNDLGIMDLVNGRIDAFVADTPAAEAFTKHNPIKIVGTINTEEEYVFYVQKGDPKEILPLINEGLAKIQQTPIWDNLVNAYFMGDLNKISDCYGEYGDLLDEDLEAFTQNLAECMMAN
- a CDS encoding amino acid ABC transporter ATP-binding protein; its protein translation is MPDVILKAENVYKRYGKLEVLKGISFQVNRGDTTVIIGPSGTGKSTLLTCINQLTPPDKGRIWLEDTEITNPKTDINLIRSSIGMVFQHFNLFTHLTVLDNVRIGLSVVKKIPKNEATEISMEKLNEVGLADKVSSYPAELSGGQQQRVSIARALAMNPKLILFDEPTSALDPELIGEVLNVMTKLAEMGMTMVVVSHEMGFARAVANDIIFMENGFIVEEGKPDKMFNDSENPRTREFLHKITELYGGKEK